In a single window of the Papaver somniferum cultivar HN1 chromosome 8, ASM357369v1, whole genome shotgun sequence genome:
- the LOC113301401 gene encoding vacuolar fusion protein CCZ1 homolog B-like, with translation MGLSSTMPVSEGVRFCIFDLKRGQHEGQELDKILFFYPTDCPFTTQLSVIGLSEGLITFTRIFSPEAACEVIEAERHSHVFHEAEADIWMVMVVEKNKEAEAIWRIDALQRVLKEVHSLFVMFHGSVRSLLEKEPSGGLVRSHLYFFITDYLTDFFSGKKLQLPFFRDCLKERGTVQMLTVGRDAAIDVESLVKVLESSCPGSSSCNSLIMFQDLLVSTTLSPDDTLNLFTYAVLRLTPRVLNAGTNSWSYLRKSNTASHVTGSILGNFSYPAEDIYGSRDTSPVGNGQRYHVPRPLQRGKWFKGKDGFLVADIWGTEMGQVSPATANVWLQQMEERMYLCIYQHKNLTVILLIPYSSMMNGDQGLSIVRQQILENAAVKIIKVEEKLTRGWGGENAYHVAGYRYLLFDRDRNISRASPPVKVTTLMKDSLLALSKLREKVDLEKHRAKQDAPGRENDLEICIRAKNNAWVIARVTRGKELYMVLEKANETLLYATDAVDKFSNRYCDGALSLD, from the exons ATGGGGTTGTCATCCACAATGCCTGTCAGTGAGGGTGTTCGGTTTTGCATTTTTGATTTGAAAAGGGGACAACATGAAGGGCAGGAGCTTGACAAGATTTTATTCTTCTATCCTACTGATTGCCCGTTTACGACACAACTTTCTGTTATAGGGCTCAGCGAAGGACTTATTACATTTACAAG AATTTTTTCCCCAGAAGCTGCTTGTGAGGTCATAGAAGCAGAGAGGCATTCCCATGTTTTCCACGAAGCAGAGGCAGATATCTGGATGGTGATG GTAGTAGAAAAAAATAAGGAGGCAGAAGCGATTTGGCGGATTGATGCATTGCAAAGAGTTCTTAAGGAAGTACATTCTCTTTTCGTGATGTTTCATGGATCTGTTAGATCATTACTTGAAAAAGAACCTAGTGGTGGGCTTGTCCGTAGTCATCTATATTTTTTTATTACGGATTATTTAACAG ATTTTTTTTCTGGGAAGAAACTCCAACTACCATTCTTCCGTGATTGTTTAAAGGAGCGTGGAACTGTTCAGATGCTGACTGTAGGAAGGGATGCTGCCATTGACGTTGAG TCACTAGTTAAAGTGCTGGAATCTTCATGTCCAGGGAGCAGCTCATGCAATTCACTTATAATGTTTCAGGACTTACTAGTGTCCACAACTCTCTCTCCT GATGACACACTAAATCTATTTACATATGCTGTTCTGAGGTTGACCCCACGCGTTTTAAATGCTGGAACAAATTCTTGGTCTTATCTGCGCAAGTCAAACACTGCTTCACATGTTACAGGATCTATTTTAGGAAATTTCAGCTATCCTGCGGAAGATATTTATGGCTCCCGTGATACTTCCCCTGTGGGAAATGGTCAGAGATACCACGTTCCAAGGCCATTACAAAGGGGCAAATGGTTTAAAGGGAAGGATGGCTTCCTAGTGGCCGACATTTGGGGTACAGAAATGGGTCAAGTGAGTCCTGCCACTGCAAATGTGTGGCTGCAGCAGATGGAAGAGAGGATGTACCTTTGTATCTATCAGCATAAGAATCTTACGGTAATCCTACTAATTCCATATAGCTCTATGATGAATGGAGACCAAGGGTTATCGATTGTAAGGCAGCAAATTCTTGAAAAT GCAGCAGTGAAGATCATTAAAGTCGAAGAGAAATTGACAAGGGGATGGGGTGGTGAAAATGCGTATCATGTTGCTGGGTATCGCTACCTATTGTTTGACCGTGACAGAAACATATCAAGGGCTTCTCCACCAGTAAAAGTTACAACCTTAATGAAG GACTCTTTACTTGCCCTCAGTAAGCTTAGAGAGAAAGTTGACCTAGAAAAACATAGAGCAAAACAAGATGCACCAGGTCGCGAGAATGATTTGGAAATTTGCATAAGAGCAAAAAATAATGCATGGGTTATTGCACGGGTTACAAGAGGGAAGGAGTTATACATGGTCTTAGAGAAAGCCAATGAAACACTTCTTTACGCTACAGATGCTGTTGACAAGTTCAGCAACAG GTACTGTGATGGAGCCCTATCTCTGGACTGA